A DNA window from Shewanella baltica contains the following coding sequences:
- the pepA gene encoding leucyl aminopeptidase, which produces MEFSVKSGSPEKQRSACIVVGVYEPRRLSGIAEQLDKISEGYISNLLRRGDLEGKPGQMLLLHHVPNVLSERVLLVGCGKERELDERQYKQIITKTINTLNETGSMEAVCFLTELHVKGRDTYWKVRQAVETTNSSLYSFDALKTRKGETRRPLRKLVFNVPTRRELTLGERAIEHGMAVSAGMHLCRDVANMPPNICNPAYLASQARQMAEIHDTLHVTTIGEEQMAKLGMNSYLAVGRASANESIMTVMEYKGAVDSTEKPIVLVGKGLTFDSGGISLKPGEAMDEMKYDMGGAAGVIGTMKAICDMKLPINVVGILAGCENMPSGNAYRPGDILTTMSGQTVEVLNTDAEGRLVLCDVLTYVERFDPELVIDTATLTGACVIALGKHASGLFSSHNPLAHELLSAGEQSGDRAWRMPLWDEYQDMLDSPFADMTNLGGRPAGAITAACFLSRFAKKYNWAHLDVAGTAWNSGANKGSTGRPVPLLTQFLINRAGVELGE; this is translated from the coding sequence ATGGAGTTTAGCGTAAAGAGCGGTAGCCCCGAAAAACAACGCTCAGCCTGTATCGTGGTCGGTGTTTATGAACCCCGTCGTCTGTCGGGTATCGCGGAGCAATTAGATAAAATTAGCGAAGGTTATATCAGTAACCTACTACGTCGCGGCGATCTGGAAGGTAAACCTGGCCAGATGTTGTTGCTGCACCATGTTCCTAACGTATTGAGTGAACGTGTATTATTAGTGGGTTGTGGCAAAGAACGAGAATTAGACGAACGCCAATACAAACAAATCATCACTAAAACAATCAACACCCTTAACGAAACGGGTTCAATGGAAGCGGTTTGCTTCTTAACTGAACTGCACGTGAAAGGACGCGATACGTATTGGAAAGTACGTCAAGCGGTTGAAACCACTAATAGCAGTCTTTATAGCTTTGATGCCCTGAAGACCCGCAAAGGTGAAACTCGCCGTCCACTGCGTAAATTAGTGTTCAATGTCCCGACTCGCCGTGAATTAACCTTAGGTGAGCGCGCCATCGAGCATGGTATGGCAGTGTCTGCCGGCATGCACTTATGTCGCGATGTGGCCAACATGCCACCTAACATCTGCAATCCAGCCTATTTAGCTTCTCAAGCTCGCCAAATGGCTGAAATACACGACACACTACATGTCACCACTATCGGTGAAGAGCAAATGGCCAAACTGGGCATGAACTCATATCTTGCAGTCGGTCGCGCCAGTGCCAACGAATCCATCATGACTGTGATGGAATACAAGGGCGCTGTCGATAGCACAGAAAAACCCATCGTATTAGTCGGTAAAGGGTTAACCTTCGACTCGGGTGGTATTTCATTGAAACCTGGCGAAGCCATGGACGAAATGAAGTACGACATGGGCGGCGCAGCAGGTGTTATCGGCACCATGAAAGCTATCTGTGACATGAAGTTACCTATCAACGTTGTGGGTATTCTGGCTGGCTGTGAAAACATGCCATCGGGTAATGCTTACCGTCCAGGTGACATTCTGACCACTATGTCAGGCCAAACCGTTGAAGTGTTAAATACCGATGCTGAAGGCCGTTTAGTCTTATGTGACGTATTGACCTACGTTGAGCGTTTCGATCCTGAACTGGTTATCGATACAGCGACTCTGACTGGCGCATGCGTGATTGCCCTTGGTAAACACGCATCGGGTCTGTTCTCATCGCATAACCCACTGGCACACGAGCTATTAAGTGCCGGTGAGCAAAGTGGTGACCGCGCATGGCGCATGCCATTGTGGGATGAGTATCAAGATATGCTCGACAGTCCATTTGCTGACATGACCAACTTAGGTGGTCGTCCAGCAGGTGCTATCACAGCAGCATGTTTCCTCTCGCGCTTTGCTAAAAAGTACAACTGGGCTCACTTAGACGTTGCGGGTACAGCTTGGAATAGCGGTGCTAACAAAGGTTCTACGGGTCGTCCAGTGCCACTATTGACTCAGTTCCTGATCAATCGTGCTGGCGTTGAACTCGGCGAATAA
- a CDS encoding IS110 family transposase — MDIKVIGIDLAKNVFQVCVCLMDNSVMTNKKVNRNKLLDKIRQFSEGSLIAMEACGTAHYWGRQFQALGYQVQLIPAQHVKPFVANQKNDANDALAICEAVFRPNIHMVPVKTVEQQDIKALRCVRSRLVQNRTAMVNQIRSLASESGVIFSVGRLQLQASLSRILANNEHELSHTLHYLLKLLYEDLCVLNERINQIERDIKALCQIQPRYNALLSIPGFGPLVTASFMSELGSGHQFKNGRQLSAWCGLVPSQSSSGGKVRLGSITKNGSSELRVLLIHGARAVGRFASKRDDRLGRWFNALALRQGRHKAVVALANKIARIGWRILTSNDNFDVNKAFA, encoded by the coding sequence ATGGATATTAAAGTTATTGGTATCGATTTAGCCAAAAATGTTTTTCAAGTTTGTGTTTGTCTTATGGATAACTCAGTCATGACTAACAAAAAGGTTAACAGAAACAAGCTGCTCGATAAAATTAGACAATTCTCCGAAGGTAGTCTTATTGCTATGGAGGCCTGTGGTACGGCGCATTACTGGGGAAGACAATTTCAAGCTCTTGGTTATCAAGTGCAATTGATCCCTGCTCAACATGTTAAGCCATTTGTTGCAAACCAAAAGAATGATGCCAACGATGCCCTCGCTATATGCGAAGCGGTTTTCAGACCTAATATCCACATGGTTCCAGTTAAAACTGTTGAGCAACAAGACATTAAAGCATTACGTTGTGTACGTAGTCGTCTCGTTCAAAATCGAACCGCCATGGTCAATCAAATTCGAAGCCTAGCGAGCGAGTCTGGTGTGATCTTCTCTGTCGGCAGGTTGCAATTACAAGCGTCACTTAGCCGTATTTTAGCAAATAATGAGCATGAACTGTCTCATACGCTTCATTACCTGTTAAAACTTTTATATGAAGATTTATGTGTTTTAAATGAGAGAATTAATCAAATCGAGCGCGACATTAAAGCGCTATGTCAAATCCAACCTCGCTACAATGCATTGCTGTCGATCCCTGGCTTTGGACCATTAGTCACAGCAAGCTTTATGAGTGAATTAGGTTCGGGTCATCAATTTAAAAATGGCCGGCAATTATCTGCATGGTGTGGCTTAGTGCCATCGCAATCGAGTTCTGGTGGAAAAGTTCGACTAGGATCGATCACGAAAAATGGCAGCTCAGAACTACGTGTTTTACTCATCCATGGCGCCAGAGCCGTTGGCCGATTTGCGAGCAAACGTGATGATAGACTTGGGCGATGGTTTAATGCACTTGCGTTAAGGCAAGGTCGACACAAAGCCGTTGTCGCATTGGCCAATAAAATAGCGCGTATAGGATGGCGGATCCTCACGAGTAACGATAATTTCGACGTTAATAAAGCGTTTGCGTAA
- the lptF gene encoding LPS export ABC transporter permease LptF — MIVFKYLIREVLKAQIAVLLVLLTIFISQHFVRILADASDGDFPASLIMTLIGLNLPYLVILVLPLSLFLGILLAHGRMYSENEMVVLHGVGVSEWYVTRVTLILAVINMLFTGYLSLYVAPWAEEQQNQVLEKAQSEAGLAALVQGRFQASPNGRAVLFVERIGKDNELDKVFVAQLPDPDDETGVTNVVVAKGGRVQEDSSGAQQLNLNDGVRYQGSPKAKDYQMIEFGGYKMQIKEQQVDERRRKLSALPVDELVKVEGAEAVAEFHWRLAIPLAIPIMTLIAVPLARVNVRQGKFAKMFPAVLLYLGYFGLMVAGRKALQDGIIPLYLGMWWIHISALLMGLFLLGKDRPIFSRISTLFAHKKVAA; from the coding sequence GTGATTGTATTTAAATACCTTATTCGAGAAGTTTTAAAGGCACAAATTGCGGTACTTTTAGTGCTGTTAACTATTTTTATTAGCCAGCATTTCGTGCGTATACTGGCCGATGCCTCCGACGGCGATTTTCCCGCCTCTTTAATCATGACCCTGATTGGGCTTAACTTGCCTTATCTGGTGATCTTAGTCCTGCCGTTAAGTTTGTTCTTGGGGATTTTACTAGCCCATGGCCGTATGTATTCCGAAAATGAGATGGTCGTTCTCCACGGTGTTGGGGTCAGTGAGTGGTATGTCACCCGCGTGACGCTGATTCTTGCCGTGATCAATATGTTGTTTACCGGCTATTTATCCCTTTATGTCGCCCCTTGGGCAGAAGAGCAGCAAAACCAAGTGCTCGAAAAAGCCCAGTCCGAAGCTGGGCTTGCGGCCTTAGTGCAAGGGCGTTTTCAGGCGAGCCCAAATGGTCGCGCGGTATTATTTGTCGAACGTATCGGTAAAGATAACGAGTTAGATAAAGTGTTTGTGGCCCAGTTGCCAGACCCTGATGACGAAACCGGCGTCACCAATGTGGTGGTGGCCAAAGGTGGGCGAGTGCAGGAAGATAGCTCTGGTGCGCAGCAGTTAAACCTGAATGATGGCGTGCGTTATCAAGGCAGCCCGAAGGCGAAGGACTACCAAATGATCGAATTTGGTGGTTATAAAATGCAGATTAAAGAGCAGCAAGTCGACGAGCGTCGGCGTAAGTTATCTGCGCTGCCCGTCGATGAACTCGTAAAAGTCGAAGGCGCGGAAGCCGTTGCCGAATTCCATTGGCGTCTTGCCATTCCGCTGGCGATTCCGATCATGACCTTGATTGCGGTGCCACTGGCGCGGGTGAATGTGCGTCAAGGTAAGTTCGCTAAAATGTTCCCTGCAGTACTCTTGTACCTTGGCTATTTTGGCCTCATGGTCGCCGGACGTAAGGCATTGCAAGATGGGATTATTCCACTGTATTTAGGTATGTGGTGGATCCATATTTCAGCGCTCTTGATGGGGCTGTTCTTGCTCGGCAAAGATAGGCCTATATTTAGTCGTATCTCGACCCTGTTTGCCCATAAGAAGGTGGCGGCATGA